A single window of Salvia splendens isolate huo1 chromosome 6, SspV2, whole genome shotgun sequence DNA harbors:
- the LOC121808659 gene encoding protein DETOXIFICATION 18-like, producing MDSASSSAKAAVIPLLERNSPEEGILNKVIDVAEAKGQVVFALPMILTNAAFYFIPLVSVMFAGHLGDLELAAANLANSWASVTGFSFLVGLSGSLETLCGQGFGAKMYRIMGVYLQTSCIISLISTLLVSVLWWYSDTVLILLHQDPQIAISAGLYLKYLIPGLFAYGLLQNILRFLQTQSVVIPLVVCSVVPLVLHIGIAYALVNWSALGYKGAPLAASVSLWLSLFMLASYLLSANKFKYTWDGFIWESLSHIWPTLKLALPSAAMVCLEYWAFEILVLLAGLMPNSEVTTSLIAMCVNTEAITYMIAYGLSAAASTRVSNELGAGQPDRARQAMHVTLKLTVILALAVVLALSLGHNLWASAFSSSPVIIQAFASMTPFLVVSILCDFVQGILSGVARGCGWQHLVVYINLGGFYCIGMLVSAFLAFKTTLRAKGLWIGLICGLTAQTIGLFLLSKFTKWKKIEMAQDTSLKPNV from the exons ATGGATTCAGCTTCTTCCAGCGCCAAGGCGGCGGTGATTCCGCTTCTGGAGAGGAACTCTCCGGAGGAGGGGATTCTTAACAAGGTGATCGATGTTGCGGAGGCGAAGGGGCAGGTGGTCTTCGCGCTGCCCATGATTCTCACCAACGCCGCCTTCTACTTCATCCCCCTCGTCTCCGTCATGTTCGCCGGCCACCTCGGCGATCTCGAACTCGCCGCCGCCAATCTCGCCAATTCCTGGGCTTCCGTCACCGGTTTCTCTTTCTTG GTTGGGTTGAGTGGTTCCCTTGAAACCCTATGTGGCCAAGGATTCGGTGCGAAAATGTACAGGATAATGGGAGTATATCTCCAGACTTCTTGCATTATATCGCTTATCTCCACTCTCCTCGTGTCGGTTCTGTGGTGGTATTCCGACACCGTCCTCATTTTACTACATCAAGATCCTCAAATCGCAATCTCGGCCGGTCTGTATCTTAAGTACTTGATTCCGGGGCTGTTTGCTTATGGACTCTTGCAAAATATTCTTAGGTTTCTTCAGACACAGTCGGTAGTTATCCCACTCGTGGTCTGCTCGGTAGTCCCTCTCGTCCTGCATATCGGTATTGCCTATGCTTTGGTTAATTGGTCCGCCCTCGGATACAAGGGAGCTCCATTGGCAGCTTCCGTATCTTTGTGGTTATCACTCTTCATGCTAGCCTCGTACTTGCTTAGTGCAAATAAATTCAAGTACACGTGGGATGGATTTATTTGGGAGTCGTTAAGTCATATATGGCCGACCTTGAAGCTTGCTCTGCCTTCTGCAGCCATGGTTTG TCTGGAATATTGGGCTTTCGAGATTCTTGTTTTATTGGCCGGATTGATGCCAAACTCGGAGGTCACTACTTCCCTCATAGCGATGTG TGTGAACACGGAAGCAATTACGTACATGATTGCTTATGGCCTGAGTGCAGCAGCTAG CACGAGGGTGTCTAACGAGTTGGGCGCTGGGCAGCCAGATCGAGCCAGGCAAGCAATGCACGTCACTCTTAAGCTCACCGTTATCCTTGCACTAGCTGTAGTTTTGGCACTGTCTTTGGGGCACAATCTCTGGGCCAGCGCCTTCAGCAGTAGCCCCGTGATAATCCAAGCATTCGCCTCAATGACACCCTTCCTCGTCGTGTCCATACTGTGTGATTTCGTTCAAGGAATATTATCAG GGGTAGCACGGGGTTGCGGTTGGCAGCATTTGGTTGTGTATATCAACTTGGGAGGATTCTACTGCATCGGAATGCTTGTCTCCGCTTTTCTTGCATTCAAGACTACACTCCGTGCCAAG GGATTATGGATTGGGTTGATATGTGGTCTGACTGCACAAACAATTGGCCTTTTTCTGCTGTCCAAGTTTACAAAGTGGAAGAAGATAGAGATGGCTCAAGATACATCTCTCAAGCCCAATGTATGA